The Amaranthus tricolor cultivar Red isolate AtriRed21 chromosome 6, ASM2621246v1, whole genome shotgun sequence genome has a segment encoding these proteins:
- the LOC130815959 gene encoding uncharacterized protein LOC130815959 isoform X2, with amino-acid sequence MSFQNKGIWMSKDGGCLTDGEISYDSVSRIEAKRSHQWFIDSGEAEFLPSKKQVVEVSSGDSFAEIPTSTLSPWGNLSSFSSVSTQLTEELFDTDAGRDASFDERNVVPVNVGSLHMGRKVTVDPFGHTSSFGLSMSHPLEDPKSGINYGGIRKVKVSEVRDPDNVMSMVAGASYSTEANAGISTTHGYDEVDDSGISMGLTYGREVENVVTVGHSYGREGDNFIPMGQTYSKDACNAMDMGNPYKADSSTMQMVNSFGGAGGNIVPMAETFSKGDHNVVSMGNLSKEDNHLIPTSNAYGSDGCISVTSSYSKGLDCTTNIAPANSKCKNNTSSIGHSFSKGESNIISFGGYNEDDEANASASLICNYDLLMGHPSVQRSDTLNQKKLMVLNANAPTGTAQVINVGADSVTRKKEDTKTTKKAPPNNFPSNVRSLLSTGILDEVPVKYIAWSREKELRGIIKGSGYLCGCQSCNFSKVINAYEFERHASCKTKHPNNHIYFENGKTIYGIVQELRNTPQNMLFDVIQTITDSFLAATRELQRIYGKEERN; translated from the exons ATG TCTTTTCAAAATAAGGGGATTTGGATGTCCAAGGATGGTGGGTGTTTGACTGATGGAGAAATTTCTTACGATAGTGTTTCTAGAATTGAAGCTAAGCGTTCGCATCAATGGTTTATAGATAGTGGTGAGGCTGAGTTTTTACCGAGCAAAAAGCAAGTTGTAGAAGTTTCTAGTGGTGATTCATTTGCTGAAATTCCCACCTCAACGCTTTCTCCGTGGGGAAATCTGTCAAGTTTTAGCTCGGTGTCAACTCAACTTACCGAAGAGTTGTTTGATACTGATGCGGGTAGGGATGCTAGTTTTGATGAGAGAAATGTAGTGCCTGTCAATGTGGGTAGTTTACATATGGGAAGAAAGGTTACAGTTGATCCTTTTGGGCATACTTCCTCATTTGGTCTATCTATGTCTCATCCATTAGAAGATCCCAAGTCGGGAATAAACTATGGTGGGATCAGGAAAGTTAAAGTTAGTGAAGTAAGAGATCCTGACAACGTCATGTCTATGGTTGCAGGAGCGTCGTATTCTACTGAAGCTAATGCTGGTATTTCGACCACTCATGGGTATGACGAGGTGGATGATAGTGGTATATCTATGGGTTTGACATATGGTCGAGAGGTGGAAAATGTTGTAACAGTTGGACACTCCTATGGTAGGGAAGGTGACAATTTTATACCTATGGGGCAGACATATAGTAAAGATGCTTGTAACGCAATGGATATGGGGAACCCTTACAAGGCTGACAGCAGCACCATGCAAATGGTGAATTCATTTGGTGGTGCTGGTGGTAATATCGTGCCAATGGCTGAGACCTTCAGCAAAGGTGATCACAATGTCGTTTCCATGGGAAACCTCAGCAAAGAGGACAATCACTTGATCCCCACAAGTAATGCATATGGAAGTGATGGCTGTATCTCAGTGACTAGCAGTTATAGCAAAGGGCTTGACTGCACCACAAATATTGCTCCAGCTAACAGCAAATGTAAAAACAATACATCATCTATTGGTCACTCATTCAGCAAGGGAGAGAGTAACATAATATCCTTTGGTGGTTACAATGAGGAtgatgaagcaaatgcttccgCTAGTCTGATATGCAATTACGACTTGCTAATGGGCCATCCTTCTGTTCAACGGAGCGACACATTAAACCAAAAGAAATTGATGGTCTTAAATGCTAATGCACCTACAGGTACTGCTCAAGTTATCAATGTGGGAGCAGATAGTGTCACCAGAAAGAAAGAAGACACTAAAACAACTAAAAAGGCACCTCCCAACAATTTTCCTTCAAATGTCAGAAGTTTGCTTTCCACTGGTATTTTGGATGAGGTGCCTGTGAAGTATATTGCTTGGTCACGAGAG AAAGAGCTTCGTGGTATCATTAAAGGTTCTGGATATCTTTGTGGATGTCAGTCATGCAACTTCTCTAAA GTTATTAATGCCTATGAGTTTGAGCGACATGCTAGTTGCAAAACAAAACACCCCAACAATCACATTTACTTTGAGAACGGGAAAACCATTTATGGGATTGTTCAAGAGCTCAGGAATACACCACAGAATATGCTGTTTGATGTTATTCAAACAATAACAG ATTCTTTCCTGGCTGCTACACGGGAACTTCAGCGTATTTATGGTAAGGAAGAGAGGAATTAA
- the LOC130815960 gene encoding COP9 signalosome complex subunit 4, which yields MESALASASAIGDQRQKIEQYRNILASVLSSNDVTQAKKFIDHMLSDDVPLVVSRQLLQTFALELGKLEPELQKEIAHYTLHQIQPRVVSFEEQALTIREKLADLFESEQQWSKAAQMLSGIDLDSGMRGIDDSYRLSKCVQIARLYLEDDDAVNAEAFINKASFLVSSSQNEVLNLQYKVCYARILDLKRKFLEAALRYYDISQIEKRQIGDEEIDEAALEQALSAAVTCTILAGAGPQRSRVLATLYKDERCSKLKVYPILQKVYLERILRKPEIDAFVEELKPHQKALLPDNFTVLDRAMIEHNLLSASKLYTNISFDELGTLLGIPPHKAEKIASKMICEDRMRGSIDQVEAVIHFEDDTEELQQWDQQIVGLCQALNGILDGMAKKGYQIPV from the exons ATGGAAAGTGCATTAGCCAGCGCATCAGCCATCGGCGACCAAAGACAGAAAATCGAACAATACCGCAACATTCTTGCTTCCGTACTGTCCTCCAACGATGTCACTCAAGCCAAGAAGTTCATCGATCACA TGTTATCGGATGATGTTCCGCTCGTTGTTTCGCGGCAGCTTTTGCAGACATTCGCGTTAGAGCTAGGGAAATTGGAGCCCGAACTTCAGAAGGAAATTGCTCATTATACTCTTCATCAGATTCAACCTCGCGTTGTTTCTTTTGAGGAAcag GCCCTAACCATTAGGGAAAAGCTTGCAGACTTGTTTGAGTCAGAGCAGCAGTGGTCTAAAGCAGCTCAGATGCTTAGCGGAATTGATTTGGATTCTGGAATGAG AGGGATTGATGATTCCTACAGGCTATCAAAATGTGTTCAGATTGCTCGTTTGTATCTTGAG GATGATGATGCTGTAAATGCGGAGGCATTTATTAACAAAGCATCTTTCCTGGTCAGCAGTAGTCAAAATGAAGTGTTGAATCTTCAATATAAG GTTTGTTATGCGAGGATCTTAGACTTGAAAAGGAAGTTCTTGGAAGCAGCCCTACGATACTACGACATATCACAAATTGAGAAGCGGCAAATTGGAGATGA GGAAATCGATGAAGCAGCACTAGAGCAGGCTCTCTCAGCTGCGGTCACCTGCACAATATTGGCTGGTGCTGGGCCGCAACGTTCTCGGGTTTTGGCTACTTTGTACAAG GATGAACGTTGCTCAAAGTTGAAGGTTTATCCGATTTTACAAAAG GTGTACCTGGAAAGGATTCTGAGAAAGCCTGAGATTGATGCATTTGTTGAAGAATTGAAACCACATCAG AAAGCACTTCTACCTGACAACTTTACTGTGCTGGACCGAGCAATGATTGAGCACAATCTCCTAAGTGCTAGTAAACTTTACACAAACATAAG CTTTGATGAATTGGGCACGTTGCTTGGAATTCCTCCACACAAG GCAGAGAAAATTGCTTCAAAGATGATATGTGAAGATCGAATGAGGGGCTCAATTGATCAG GTGGAAGCTGTTATACATTTTGAAGATGACACAGAGGAACTGCAACAGTGGGACCAACAG ATTGTTGGCCTATGTCAAGCTCTTAATGGTATCCTGGATGGTATGGCTAAGAAAGGTTATCAGATCCCTGTTTGA
- the LOC130815277 gene encoding uncharacterized protein LOC130815277 isoform X1, whose product MAFSHHLSLSSTLFTTSTPYFNIPHKITFTTPKHLTVNALPSYSYSEEGILEAVSNSLGNSLPCVRSYENDMARLSLSGSVAFEQALTAAASDGGDAANEHIDAGLSIMVVDTVYPGPDDEHSTTSTRLFLPTKKVKEKASKLRISLPDDILSSTTSTNMLAMTFRQVVVQELWNFELAIFVPGSRRNMEDLGKLREVTSSFALSSSDENVISGLAEAVCILALESTHKDFFQGSAVKASGGLFNWFSKSKKIASKDFSVIIHRFEDEIVENAKTLFDKFSMVRAKYKMTIEKPSKSAWTSLMLSKMEKIGGSEFSMWISEYVPAYRLQIDADRLTGLKFDGWKRSTGNFWEVFLTHSQMVGLVNILDIYFEDVYTLPSKQQLTCDVVRCPKELTKSKRAFSLLGFLRTSLVTATLLVSIGVLVKLFLPQLKIARRYPTENYMSSSLENDSGQIQVLKLEASQVYQLDACCSTLVKKIRDCYGWNGDVNLEPSIGAWIGEIPVYLKHGDKAVSNGSDVFTSDVFVKTEKELECPVPEIASYQVVMSAEGNIVGFQPTSLVAVNHWSANPIAKELYGGKELSPGLLEPGLKINKPEKVVVLELLMSLNQNNPFALAREMQ is encoded by the exons ATGGCATTTTCGCACCACCTTTCTCTCTCTTCGACCCTTTTCACAACCTCCACACCATATTTCAATATCCCCCATAAAATCACCTTCACAACTCCAAAACATCTTACTGTAAACGCTTTACCTTCCTATTCTTATTCGGAGGAAGGCATACTTGAAGCCGTATCTAACTCGCTAGGTAATTCACTCCCTTGTGTTCGCTCTTACGAAAACGACATGGCTCGACTCTCTCTCAGTGGCTCCGTCGCGTTTGAACAAGCCTTAACTGCCGCTGCTTCTGACGGCGGTGATGCTGCTAACGAACATATTGATGCTGGACTGTCAATTATGGTTGTTGATACTGTTTATCCAGGTCCTGATGATGAGCATAGCACTACCTCTACTAGACTG TTTCTCCCGACTAAGAAGGTGAAAGAGAAAGCGAGCAAGTTAAGGATTTCTCTCCCTGACGATATTCTCTCTAGCACTACTTCCACAAATATGCTTGCAATGACATTCAGACAAGTAGTAGTGCAGGAGCTCTGGAACTTTGAATTGGCAATTTTTGTTCCTGGATCACGAAGAAATATGGAGGATCTTGGAAAATTAAGAGAG GTTACTTCTTCTTTTGCACTCAGCTCTTCAGACGAAAATGTCATTTCTGGACTTGCTGAAGCAGTTTGTATCTTAGCTCTTGAAAGCACACACAAGGATTTCTTTCAAGGATCAGCCGTGAAAGCATCAGGTGGTCTATTCAATTGGTTTTCAAAATCCAAGAAGATTGCATCAAAAGATTTCTCTGTCATAATACATAGGTTTGAAGATGAAATAGTTGAAAATGCCAAAACCCTTTTTGATAAGTTCAGCATGGTTAGGGCAAAATACAAAATGACGATCGAGAAACCATCAAAATCCGCTTGGACGTCATTGATGCTGTCTAAAATGGAAAAGATTGGCGGGTCTGAGTTTAGTATGTGGATAAGTGAGTATGTTCCTGCTTATAGGCTTCAAATTGACGCTGATAGACTGACTGGTTTGAAGTTTGATGGCTGGAAAAGGTCTACAGGAAATTTCTGGGAAGTATTTTTGACTCATTCCCAAATG GTTGGATTGGTTAATATTCTTGATATATATTTTGAGGATGTCTACACACTTCCCAGTAAACAACAGCTGACATGTGATGTAGTTAGATGCCCAAAAGAGTTGACAAAGAGTAAG AGAGCTTTTTCTCTGCTTGGTTTTCTGAGAACCTCTCTTGTCACTGCAACTTTGCTGGTTTCAATCGGAGTGCTAGTCAAGTTGTTTCTACCACAGCTAAAAATTGCTAGAAGATATCCCACAGAAAATTATATGAGTTCATCATTAGAGAATGATTCGGGACAAATACAGGTTCTCAAGTTAGAGGCTTCTCAGGTATATCAG TTGGATGCCTGTTGCTCTACATTAGTTAAAAAGATCAGGGATTGTTATGGTTGGAATGGAGATGTAAATTTAGAACCAAGTATTGGAGCATGGATTGGGGAAATTCCTGTCTATTTGAAGCATGGTGACAAAGCTGTTTCCAATGGTTCAGATGTTTTCACTTCTGATGTGTTTGTAAAAACAGAGAAAGAGTTGGAATGTCCTGTCCCTGAAATTGCTAGCTATCAG GTAGTTATGTCAGCCGAGGGAAACATTGTTGGCTTCCAGCCTACAAGTCTTGTGGCAGTCAATCACTGGTCTGCAAATCCCATAGCCAAGGAGCTGTATGGTGGCAAGGAACTCTCTCCAG GGCTTTTGGAACCTGGTTTGAAGATCAATAAACCAGAGAAGGTGGTCGTTCTTGAGCTGTTGATGTCATTGAATCAGAATAATCCTTTTGCGTTAGCTAGAGAAATGCAATAA
- the LOC130815958 gene encoding transcription elongation factor 1 homolog translates to MGKRKSRAKPAPKKRMDKLDTVFSCPFCNHGTSVECRIDMKNLIGEAECRICRENFSMTVTALTEPIDIYSEWIDECERVNTLEDDAA, encoded by the exons ATGGGCAAGAGAAAGTCAAGAGCTAAGCCGGCACCAAAGAAGAGAATGGACAAACTTGATACTGTTTTTAGCTGTCCGTTCTGCAATCATGGGACCAGTGTGGAATGCCGCAT TGACATGAAAAACTTGATTGGTGAAGCTGAATGTAGGATATGCCGAGAGAACTTCAGTATGACAGTAACAG CTTTGACCGAACCAATTGACAT ATATAGcgagtggattgatgaatgtgaGAGAGTCAATACCCTGGAAGATGATGCTGCGTAA
- the LOC130815277 gene encoding uncharacterized protein LOC130815277 isoform X2, which produces MAFSHHLSLSSTLFTTSTPYFNIPHKITFTTPKHLTVNALPSYSYSEEGILEAVSNSLGNSLPCVRSYENDMARLSLSGSVAFEQALTAAASDGGDAANEHIDAGLSIMVVDTVYPGPDDEHSTTSTRLFLPTKKVKEKASKLRISLPDDILSSTTSTNMLAMTFRQVVVQELWNFELAIFVPGSRRNMEDLGKLREVTSSFALSSSDENVISGLAEAVCILALESTHKDFFQGSAVKASGGLFNWFSKSKKIASKDFSVIIHRFEDEIVENAKTLFDKFSMVRAKYKMTIEKPSKSAWTSLMLSKMEKIGGSEFSMWISEYVPAYRLQIDADRLTGLKFDGWKRSTGNFWEVFLTHSQMVGLVNILDIYFEDVYTLPSKQQLTCDVVRCPKELTKSKRAFSLLGFLRTSLVTATLLVSIGVLVKLFLPQLKIARRYPTENYMSSSLENDSGQIQVLKLEASQLDACCSTLVKKIRDCYGWNGDVNLEPSIGAWIGEIPVYLKHGDKAVSNGSDVFTSDVFVKTEKELECPVPEIASYQVVMSAEGNIVGFQPTSLVAVNHWSANPIAKELYGGKELSPGLLEPGLKINKPEKVVVLELLMSLNQNNPFALAREMQ; this is translated from the exons ATGGCATTTTCGCACCACCTTTCTCTCTCTTCGACCCTTTTCACAACCTCCACACCATATTTCAATATCCCCCATAAAATCACCTTCACAACTCCAAAACATCTTACTGTAAACGCTTTACCTTCCTATTCTTATTCGGAGGAAGGCATACTTGAAGCCGTATCTAACTCGCTAGGTAATTCACTCCCTTGTGTTCGCTCTTACGAAAACGACATGGCTCGACTCTCTCTCAGTGGCTCCGTCGCGTTTGAACAAGCCTTAACTGCCGCTGCTTCTGACGGCGGTGATGCTGCTAACGAACATATTGATGCTGGACTGTCAATTATGGTTGTTGATACTGTTTATCCAGGTCCTGATGATGAGCATAGCACTACCTCTACTAGACTG TTTCTCCCGACTAAGAAGGTGAAAGAGAAAGCGAGCAAGTTAAGGATTTCTCTCCCTGACGATATTCTCTCTAGCACTACTTCCACAAATATGCTTGCAATGACATTCAGACAAGTAGTAGTGCAGGAGCTCTGGAACTTTGAATTGGCAATTTTTGTTCCTGGATCACGAAGAAATATGGAGGATCTTGGAAAATTAAGAGAG GTTACTTCTTCTTTTGCACTCAGCTCTTCAGACGAAAATGTCATTTCTGGACTTGCTGAAGCAGTTTGTATCTTAGCTCTTGAAAGCACACACAAGGATTTCTTTCAAGGATCAGCCGTGAAAGCATCAGGTGGTCTATTCAATTGGTTTTCAAAATCCAAGAAGATTGCATCAAAAGATTTCTCTGTCATAATACATAGGTTTGAAGATGAAATAGTTGAAAATGCCAAAACCCTTTTTGATAAGTTCAGCATGGTTAGGGCAAAATACAAAATGACGATCGAGAAACCATCAAAATCCGCTTGGACGTCATTGATGCTGTCTAAAATGGAAAAGATTGGCGGGTCTGAGTTTAGTATGTGGATAAGTGAGTATGTTCCTGCTTATAGGCTTCAAATTGACGCTGATAGACTGACTGGTTTGAAGTTTGATGGCTGGAAAAGGTCTACAGGAAATTTCTGGGAAGTATTTTTGACTCATTCCCAAATG GTTGGATTGGTTAATATTCTTGATATATATTTTGAGGATGTCTACACACTTCCCAGTAAACAACAGCTGACATGTGATGTAGTTAGATGCCCAAAAGAGTTGACAAAGAGTAAG AGAGCTTTTTCTCTGCTTGGTTTTCTGAGAACCTCTCTTGTCACTGCAACTTTGCTGGTTTCAATCGGAGTGCTAGTCAAGTTGTTTCTACCACAGCTAAAAATTGCTAGAAGATATCCCACAGAAAATTATATGAGTTCATCATTAGAGAATGATTCGGGACAAATACAGGTTCTCAAGTTAGAGGCTTCTCAG TTGGATGCCTGTTGCTCTACATTAGTTAAAAAGATCAGGGATTGTTATGGTTGGAATGGAGATGTAAATTTAGAACCAAGTATTGGAGCATGGATTGGGGAAATTCCTGTCTATTTGAAGCATGGTGACAAAGCTGTTTCCAATGGTTCAGATGTTTTCACTTCTGATGTGTTTGTAAAAACAGAGAAAGAGTTGGAATGTCCTGTCCCTGAAATTGCTAGCTATCAG GTAGTTATGTCAGCCGAGGGAAACATTGTTGGCTTCCAGCCTACAAGTCTTGTGGCAGTCAATCACTGGTCTGCAAATCCCATAGCCAAGGAGCTGTATGGTGGCAAGGAACTCTCTCCAG GGCTTTTGGAACCTGGTTTGAAGATCAATAAACCAGAGAAGGTGGTCGTTCTTGAGCTGTTGATGTCATTGAATCAGAATAATCCTTTTGCGTTAGCTAGAGAAATGCAATAA
- the LOC130815957 gene encoding ABC transporter G family member 20-like, whose translation MGKQSLDELQPKTQFSQNDNAHHFVELNDVRPTTIPIYPFILAFRNLTFSVKICPELACYKNFSRNGLEDKQLLNDISGEAKGGQIMAVLGASGSGKSTLIDALAGRISKERLQGSVTLNGHEVLRCNTNILKSISAYVMQDVLLFPGLTVEETLMFSGEFCLPRTISKAEKRARVQGLIDQLSLRHAAKTVIGDEEHRGVSGGERKRISIGIEIINDPPILFLDEPTSGLDSTSAFLVTSVLQGICRSGNIVILSIHQPSSRILSILDNLIILSDGQTVYSGSPANISKFFAACSYPIPENENKVEYVLDLITEIKDESPGNITNLMEFNKSCQKQYNNLQELITANLPVLSLIDTVNARFSEFANPSWVEIGVLAKRSLINSTRMPKSFGFRFSAVIFSGAMLATVFWRLDDSPKGAHARLAFFASAIITTFFICSEALPHFVQERAIFMRETSYNSYRKSSYVISHTITTLPPLVLFSFTFSIITFWTIGLNGGLLGFLWYFGFMVASFWTGNSFVTFVSAVVPHVLAGYTVVITFLAQFTLFSGLFIPRGQIPHYWIWFHYMSLVKYPYQGVLHNEFNNPMTCLVNGMQMFDNTLIKDAPRDLKGKVFASMSSILGINITSSTCVMTATDILQQQGVTDLSRLDCLWITIAWGFFFRILFYFALLFGNKNKRT comes from the coding sequence ATGGGAAAACAATCACTAGATGAGCTTCAACCCAAAACCCAATTCTCTCAAAATGACAATGCCCATCACTTTGTTGAGCTCAATGATGTGAGGCCAACAACGATACCTATATACCCATTTATCCTTGCATTCCGAAACCTAACATTCAGCGTAAAAATCTGTCCAGAATTGGCTTGTTATAAAAATTTTTCAAGAAATGGACTTGAAGATAAGCAGTTGTTGAATGACATATCAGGGGAAGCGAAAGGAGGACAGATTATGGCAGTTCTAGGTGCTAGTGGATCCGGGAAATCTACCTTAATCGATGCTCTAGCTGGTCGAATATCCAAAGAAAGATTACAAGGGTCAGTAACCTTAAATGGGCATGAAGTTTTGAGGTGTAATACCAACATTCTGAAATCGATTTCAGCCTATGTAATGCAAGATGTCCTGTTGTTTCCAGGACTAACTGTAGAAGAGACCCTGATGTTTTCAGGTGAGTTTTGTCTGCCAAGAACCATCTCAAAGGCCGAGAAACGAGCGAGGGTCCAAGGACTCATTGACCAACTCAGTCTAAGACATGCTGCTAAGACGGTAATTGGAGATGAAGAGCATCGGGGAGTCTCAGGAGGTGAAAGGAAAAGGATTTCGATAGGCATTGAGATCATTAATGACCCGCCTATCTTATTCTTAGATGAACCGACTTCAGGGTTAGACTCAACAAGTGCTTTTCTAGTGACCAGTGTTCTACAGGGTATTTGTCGGAGTGGCAACATTGTAATCTTGTCGATCCATCAGCCTAGTTCTCGGATTCTTAGTATTTTAGATAATCTGATAATCCTATCTGATGGACAGACAGTCTATAGTGGCTCACCTGCAAATATCTCAAAGTTTTTCGCAGCATGCAGTTACCCAATCCCGGAAAATGAAAACAAGGTTGAATACGTGCTTGATCTCATTACAGAGATCAAGGATGAATCTCCAGGTAATATCACTAATTTGATGGAGTTCAACAAATCCTGTCAAAAGCAATATAATAATCTGCAAGAGCTTATCACTGCAAACTTACCTGTCTTGTCGCTTATTGATACAGTAAATGCAAGGTTTTCAGAGTTTGCTAACCCATCTTGGGTTGAGATTGGTGTGCTTGCTAAAAGATCATTAATTAACTCAACAAGAATGCCTAAATCGTTTGGTTTTCGGTTTAGTGCTGTGATTTTTTCTGGTGCGATGCTTGCTACTGTCTTTTGGAGGCTAGATGATTCCCCAAAAGGAGCACATGCACGGCTCGCGTTCTTTGCCTCTGCTATAATCACAACTTTCTTCATCTGTAGTGAAGCCTTACCTCATTTTGTCCAAGAAAGGGCAATCTTTATGAGAGAAACTTCTTACAACAGTTACAGAAAATCATCCTATGTTATCAGTCATACCATCACTACCCTCCCTCCCTTGGTTCTCTTCTCCTTCACCTTCTCCATTATAACGTTCTGGACTATCGGACTAAATGGTGGGCTCCTGGGCTTTCTATGGTACTTCGGATTCATGGTAGCCTCATTCTGGACAGGGAACTCATTTGTGACTTTTGTGTCAGCCGTGGTGCCTCACGTTTTAGCTGGGTATACGGTGGTAATAACCTTCTTGGCTCAATTCACACTCTTTAGCGGTCTCTTTATACCCCGAGGTCAAATCCCTCATTACTGGATATGGTTTCATTACATGTCTCTGGTGAAGTATCCATATCAAGGAGTTTTacataatgaattcaacaatccTATGACGTGCTTAGTTAACGGAATGCAAATGTTCGACAACACTCTCATCAAGGATGCTCCACGTGATTTGAAGGGTAAAGTATTCGCTAGCATGAGCAGCATTCTAGGGATCAATATTACTAGTAGCACCTGTGTGATGACAGCTACTGACATCCTACAGCAGCAAGGAGTCACTGATCTGAGTAGACTTGATTGCTTATGGATTACTATTGCCTGGGGTTTTTTCTTTAGGATCCTCTTTTACTTCGCTTTGTTGTTTGGTAACAAAAACAAAAGGACTTAA
- the LOC130815959 gene encoding uncharacterized protein LOC130815959 isoform X1: MSFQNKGIWMSKDGGCLTDGEISYDSVSRIEAKRSHQWFIDSGEAEFLPSKKQVVEVSSGDSFAEIPTSTLSPWGNLSSFSSVSTQLTEELFDTDAGRDASFDERNVVPVNVGSLHMGRKVTVDPFGHTSSFGLSMSHPLEDPKSGINYGGIRKVKVSEVRDPDNVMSMVAGASYSTEANAGISTTHGYDEVDDSGISMGLTYGREVENVVTVGHSYGREGDNFIPMGQTYSKDACNAMDMGNPYKADSSTMQMVNSFGGAGGNIVPMAETFSKGDHNVVSMGNLSKEDNHLIPTSNAYGSDGCISVTSSYSKGLDCTTNIAPANSKCKNNTSSIGHSFSKGESNIISFGGYNEDDEANASASLICNYDLLMGHPSVQRSDTLNQKKLMVLNANAPTGTAQVINVGADSVTRKKEDTKTTKKAPPNNFPSNVRSLLSTGILDEVPVKYIAWSREKELRGIIKGSGYLCGCQSCNFSKVINAYEFERHASCKTKHPNNHIYFENGKTIYGIVQELRNTPQNMLFDVIQTITGSPINQKSFRAWKDSFLAATRELQRIYGKEERN; this comes from the exons ATG TCTTTTCAAAATAAGGGGATTTGGATGTCCAAGGATGGTGGGTGTTTGACTGATGGAGAAATTTCTTACGATAGTGTTTCTAGAATTGAAGCTAAGCGTTCGCATCAATGGTTTATAGATAGTGGTGAGGCTGAGTTTTTACCGAGCAAAAAGCAAGTTGTAGAAGTTTCTAGTGGTGATTCATTTGCTGAAATTCCCACCTCAACGCTTTCTCCGTGGGGAAATCTGTCAAGTTTTAGCTCGGTGTCAACTCAACTTACCGAAGAGTTGTTTGATACTGATGCGGGTAGGGATGCTAGTTTTGATGAGAGAAATGTAGTGCCTGTCAATGTGGGTAGTTTACATATGGGAAGAAAGGTTACAGTTGATCCTTTTGGGCATACTTCCTCATTTGGTCTATCTATGTCTCATCCATTAGAAGATCCCAAGTCGGGAATAAACTATGGTGGGATCAGGAAAGTTAAAGTTAGTGAAGTAAGAGATCCTGACAACGTCATGTCTATGGTTGCAGGAGCGTCGTATTCTACTGAAGCTAATGCTGGTATTTCGACCACTCATGGGTATGACGAGGTGGATGATAGTGGTATATCTATGGGTTTGACATATGGTCGAGAGGTGGAAAATGTTGTAACAGTTGGACACTCCTATGGTAGGGAAGGTGACAATTTTATACCTATGGGGCAGACATATAGTAAAGATGCTTGTAACGCAATGGATATGGGGAACCCTTACAAGGCTGACAGCAGCACCATGCAAATGGTGAATTCATTTGGTGGTGCTGGTGGTAATATCGTGCCAATGGCTGAGACCTTCAGCAAAGGTGATCACAATGTCGTTTCCATGGGAAACCTCAGCAAAGAGGACAATCACTTGATCCCCACAAGTAATGCATATGGAAGTGATGGCTGTATCTCAGTGACTAGCAGTTATAGCAAAGGGCTTGACTGCACCACAAATATTGCTCCAGCTAACAGCAAATGTAAAAACAATACATCATCTATTGGTCACTCATTCAGCAAGGGAGAGAGTAACATAATATCCTTTGGTGGTTACAATGAGGAtgatgaagcaaatgcttccgCTAGTCTGATATGCAATTACGACTTGCTAATGGGCCATCCTTCTGTTCAACGGAGCGACACATTAAACCAAAAGAAATTGATGGTCTTAAATGCTAATGCACCTACAGGTACTGCTCAAGTTATCAATGTGGGAGCAGATAGTGTCACCAGAAAGAAAGAAGACACTAAAACAACTAAAAAGGCACCTCCCAACAATTTTCCTTCAAATGTCAGAAGTTTGCTTTCCACTGGTATTTTGGATGAGGTGCCTGTGAAGTATATTGCTTGGTCACGAGAG AAAGAGCTTCGTGGTATCATTAAAGGTTCTGGATATCTTTGTGGATGTCAGTCATGCAACTTCTCTAAA GTTATTAATGCCTATGAGTTTGAGCGACATGCTAGTTGCAAAACAAAACACCCCAACAATCACATTTACTTTGAGAACGGGAAAACCATTTATGGGATTGTTCAAGAGCTCAGGAATACACCACAGAATATGCTGTTTGATGTTATTCAAACAATAACAGGTTCGCCCATCAATCAAAAATCCTTCCGTGCATGGAAAg ATTCTTTCCTGGCTGCTACACGGGAACTTCAGCGTATTTATGGTAAGGAAGAGAGGAATTAA